A DNA window from Iodobacter ciconiae contains the following coding sequences:
- a CDS encoding nitronate monooxygenase, protein MKRVDDFRLRFGKKELVPIMIGGMGVDISTADLALEAARLGGIGHISDAMINTVTDRRYKTKQVKEKLQQYKHNVTNSDKSEVQFDLGRLEEATKLHVNKTMEAKHGDGLVFINCMEKLTMNAPKETLRVRLTAALDAGIDGITLAAGLHLGSMGLIEDHPRFRDAKLGIIVSSVRALQLFLRKNAKLNRLPDYVVVEGPLAGGHLGFGMDWAQYDLATIVAEIRQFMLDEQLEIPIIPAGGIFTGTDAVSFLEAGAAAVQVATRFTVSSECGLPASVQQEYFKSSEDNIEVNQISPTGYPMRMLKNSPSIGAGIRPNCEAYGYLLDAKGSCSYIEAYNREVAIAPDARRIKVMDKTCLCTHMRNFDCWTCGHYTYRLKDTSHKHEDGNYQILSAEHIFHDYQYSTDNKIALPTRVALELAK, encoded by the coding sequence ATGAAACGTGTAGATGATTTCCGCCTTCGCTTCGGTAAAAAAGAACTCGTACCGATCATGATTGGCGGTATGGGTGTCGATATTTCCACCGCTGACCTGGCTCTTGAGGCCGCTCGCCTCGGTGGTATTGGCCATATCTCGGATGCCATGATCAACACAGTGACTGATCGTCGCTACAAAACCAAGCAAGTTAAAGAAAAACTTCAGCAGTACAAACACAATGTGACGAACTCGGATAAATCCGAAGTTCAGTTCGATTTAGGCCGTCTTGAAGAAGCCACCAAACTTCACGTAAATAAAACCATGGAAGCCAAACATGGTGATGGCCTGGTTTTTATCAACTGCATGGAAAAGCTCACCATGAATGCCCCGAAAGAAACCCTTCGGGTGCGTTTAACGGCAGCGCTGGATGCAGGCATTGATGGCATTACGCTGGCGGCCGGTTTGCATCTGGGCTCAATGGGACTGATCGAAGATCACCCGCGCTTCAGAGACGCCAAGCTGGGGATTATTGTTTCCTCTGTACGCGCCTTACAATTATTTCTGCGTAAAAACGCCAAGCTCAATCGCCTGCCAGATTACGTGGTGGTTGAAGGCCCGCTGGCGGGCGGGCACTTGGGCTTTGGTATGGATTGGGCACAGTACGATTTGGCCACGATCGTGGCCGAAATCCGCCAGTTTATGCTGGATGAGCAACTTGAGATTCCGATTATTCCCGCCGGTGGTATTTTCACTGGCACGGATGCGGTATCGTTCCTTGAAGCAGGGGCTGCCGCAGTACAGGTAGCCACCCGTTTTACCGTATCAAGCGAATGCGGCCTGCCTGCCAGTGTGCAGCAGGAATACTTTAAATCCAGTGAAGATAATATCGAAGTAAATCAGATTTCCCCAACGGGCTATCCAATGCGTATGCTGAAAAACAGCCCTTCAATTGGAGCTGGAATACGCCCGAACTGTGAGGCTTATGGTTACCTGCTCGATGCCAAGGGCAGCTGCAGCTATATCGAGGCATACAACCGCGAAGTGGCTATCGCCCCCGATGCCAGACGGATCAAAGTAATGGATAAAACCTGCCTTTGCACACATATGCGCAATTTTGATTGCTGGACCTGCGGCCACTACACCTATCGCCTGAAGGACACCAGCCACAAACACGAAGACGGCAACTACCAGATTCTGTCGGCTGAGCATATTTTTCATGACTATCAGTACAGCACAGACAATAAAATTGCTCTGCCCACCAGGGTAGCGCTGGAATTGGCCAAGTAA